A single genomic interval of Desulfobotulus pelophilus harbors:
- the hisI gene encoding phosphoribosyl-AMP cyclohydrolase: MKVDFGKCGGLVPVIAQDVHSGEVLMLAYMNEAALQKTLETGKATYFSRSKNRLWVKGESSGHEQEVKEIRVDCDGDTLLLRVVQKGGAACHTGYASCFHHRIQADGGTEVLGLPVFDPEKVYGK, from the coding sequence ATGAAGGTGGATTTTGGGAAGTGTGGAGGGCTGGTTCCTGTGATTGCACAGGATGTGCACTCCGGTGAGGTTCTGATGCTGGCCTATATGAATGAGGCTGCCCTGCAGAAAACCCTTGAAACAGGAAAGGCTACCTATTTCAGCCGCTCGAAAAATCGTCTGTGGGTAAAGGGAGAATCTTCGGGCCATGAGCAGGAGGTGAAGGAAATACGGGTCGACTGCGATGGAGATACCCTGCTGCTGCGGGTGGTTCAGAAGGGTGGAGCGGCCTGTCATACGGGCTATGCTTCCTGTTTTCACCACCGTATCCAGGCCGATGGCGGAACGGAAGTGCTGGGATTGCCTGTTTTTGACCCCGAAAAGGTGTATGGTAAGTAG
- the yihA gene encoding ribosome biogenesis GTP-binding protein YihA/YsxC — protein MHIRSAEFITSAVKAAQYPPPDFPEVAFVGRSNVGKSSMINCLVQRKSLVKTSQTPGKTQLVNFFLVNECMRLVDLPGYGYAKAPKDVQRQWGPMIEGYIVDRPNLCGLFLLMDIRRDVREEEERILEWLVSRRMPVRLVLTKTDKFSRSAGMARVQALVKQTGLRAGDFILFSSKTRQGREDVWQWISSMTGIHEEAL, from the coding sequence ATGCATATCCGCTCCGCAGAGTTTATCACCAGTGCCGTTAAGGCTGCCCAGTATCCACCGCCGGATTTTCCGGAGGTGGCTTTTGTGGGGCGCTCCAATGTGGGAAAGTCTTCCATGATCAACTGCCTTGTTCAGCGAAAAAGCCTTGTTAAAACCAGTCAGACTCCCGGTAAAACTCAGCTTGTGAATTTTTTTCTGGTGAATGAATGCATGCGTCTTGTGGATCTGCCTGGTTATGGCTACGCAAAGGCTCCTAAAGATGTACAGCGGCAGTGGGGTCCCATGATTGAGGGCTACATTGTTGACAGGCCTAATCTTTGTGGCCTTTTTCTTCTGATGGACATCCGCAGGGATGTGCGTGAGGAGGAGGAAAGGATACTGGAGTGGCTGGTATCCCGGCGTATGCCCGTACGTCTCGTCTTGACGAAAACGGATAAATTCAGTCGCTCTGCCGGTATGGCCCGTGTGCAGGCGCTGGTAAAACAGACAGGTCTCCGTGCCGGTGATTTCATACTGTTCTCATCCAAAACCCGCCAGGGCCGGGAGGATGTATGGCAGTGGATTTCTTCCATGACCGGTATTCATGAAGAAGCCTTATAA
- the era gene encoding GTPase Era — protein sequence MSSAASFYSGFVAIIGAPNAGKSTLMNRLIGEKIAITSKKPQTTRNRILGIVHRPFSQLAFVDTPGVHRTSKILNRRIVDAALAATTDADLVLWLMDVSRSAEEENSLILEHLQSCSKPVILALNKIDLIARPELLTWMELWHGRFPFREIVPISAVSGEQVEVLVEVLEKYLPEGPPLFPEDSLTDKSVGFIVSELIREKVLRRTGEEIPYSIAVTIESFKGEGEGEKAEIHAAIHVDRESQKGILIGKGGSRLKEIGTDARRDIEALMGKKVFLKLFVRVQKNWTRDAKAMERFGY from the coding sequence ATGTCATCAGCCGCTTCTTTTTATTCGGGTTTTGTTGCCATTATCGGAGCGCCCAACGCGGGAAAGTCTACTCTGATGAATCGTCTCATCGGGGAGAAAATAGCCATAACCTCCAAAAAACCGCAAACCACAAGAAACCGCATTCTGGGTATAGTGCATCGTCCTTTTTCCCAGTTGGCCTTTGTGGATACGCCGGGTGTTCACCGAACATCGAAAATACTGAATCGCCGCATTGTTGATGCTGCACTGGCCGCAACCACCGATGCGGACCTTGTTCTCTGGCTGATGGATGTGAGCCGCAGCGCTGAGGAGGAAAACAGCCTGATACTGGAACATCTGCAAAGCTGCTCCAAGCCGGTCATTCTCGCGCTGAACAAGATCGATCTGATTGCGCGGCCGGAGCTTCTTACATGGATGGAGTTATGGCATGGCCGTTTTCCTTTCCGTGAGATCGTTCCCATTTCCGCCGTAAGTGGTGAGCAGGTGGAGGTTCTGGTGGAGGTTCTGGAAAAGTATCTGCCCGAAGGTCCGCCCCTTTTTCCCGAAGACAGCCTGACGGACAAGTCTGTGGGCTTTATTGTTTCCGAACTGATACGGGAAAAGGTTTTGCGGCGTACGGGTGAAGAAATTCCCTATTCCATAGCTGTGACCATTGAATCCTTTAAAGGTGAGGGAGAAGGTGAAAAAGCCGAGATCCATGCGGCCATCCATGTGGACAGGGAGTCTCAGAAAGGTATTCTGATTGGTAAGGGGGGGAGCCGTCTGAAAGAGATCGGCACCGATGCCAGAAGGGATATCGAAGCTCTTATGGGTAAAAAAGTGTTTTTAAAGCTATTTGTGCGGGTCCAGAAAAACTGGACACGGGACGCAAAGGCCATGGAACGTTTCGGGTATTAA
- a CDS encoding HNH endonuclease, translated as MDHHWFEDDVFVKKERQKARELRQSQWWKRQCSRGVCHYCGFPTPAADLTMDHVIPLARGGRSTRGNVVPACKACNTKKKQLLPMEWEEWLTKSGSFSSDGG; from the coding sequence ATGGATCATCACTGGTTTGAAGATGATGTGTTTGTCAAAAAAGAAAGGCAGAAGGCCCGGGAGCTGCGTCAGTCCCAGTGGTGGAAGCGCCAGTGCTCAAGGGGTGTCTGTCACTATTGCGGTTTCCCGACTCCCGCTGCCGATCTTACCATGGATCATGTTATACCCCTTGCACGGGGAGGCCGGAGCACCCGGGGCAATGTGGTGCCTGCCTGCAAGGCCTGCAACACCAAAAAAAAACAGCTCCTGCCCATGGAGTGGGAAGAGTGGCTTACAAAGTCAGGCAGCTTCTCTTCGGATGGCGGATAG